From Mumia sp. ZJ1417:
GAGGATCAGGCGGCCGTGGCCCGCTCCGGCGGCCCTCAGCTCGGTGTACGGCAGGGCGCCGACGCCCTCGCCCCACAGGCGCTCGGCCTCGTCGGCCAGGAGCGTCCCCTCGGACGCGATCTCCCAACCGAGCTGACCGACGTACAGGTCGAGGTGCGCCTGCAGGTCGTTGACGCCGAGGAACGCGGCGTTGACGCCGCCGACCAGGGTGCTGCTCATCGGTTCTCCTCCTGGACGAGGGCGATCTCGAGCCCGGCAGGGCCACGCAGCGTGCCGTCGTCGGCCTGCTCCGCGCCGGCGGCGATCAGTGCCTCACGCGTCGCCGCGACGTCGTCGCAGAAGTAGACGATGCGCTGGACGCCACCCCCGGCGTCCGTCCGCTGCCCTGCGACACCGGTGAACGACATGATCTCGAGCCGCGCCGGCCGGTGCTCGGGTCCACCCATGAAGGTCAGGCGCAGCTCAGCCCCGGCCGGCATCCCGACCAGCTCCTCGAACTCCGAGCCGGCCATCGTGCCGTCGAAGACCGTGCCGAGGCCACCGGCCTCGAAGAAGGCCACGGCGTCGTCGTGGTCGTCGACGACCAGGACCACGCTGTGGAGCTCGGAGTGGAGACGCTGCGGGTCCGCCGCGTACGCGTCGCTGGGGCGGTGGGCGCCGGTGACGGCCTGCGGGACGGTCCACCAGACGCCGTCGCGGCCGTAGCCGACCAGCTCGGACAGCGTGGCCGCTCCGTACGGATAGCTCACCGGGCGTCGCGACGCTCCACCGGCCGACTCGATCGCTTCGACGGTCTGCTCGAGGTCGCGGCTGTAGATGCCCAGGAGGCGGACGCCCAGGTCCCACACGGCGGCGTCCTGCGGCACGGCCCCGGGCTGCGCGATGAGGCGCAGCCGACCCGCGGGCGCACCGGCCGCAGCGAGAAGCGCCCCGCCGTCGGTCTCCTCGACGACCTCGAACCCGAAGGCGCGACGGAGGAACGCGACGGCGGCAGGGAGGTCGGCGGTGGCGACGACGGCCTCACGGATACCGAGCAGGGTCATTACTCTCCTTCACCGGGATGTCGCGCTGTCACCGTCCGGGGTGCCACTCACGGGTTTCGCTGGCCGAAACGCTGTTCCGAGATTAGACGGATCACCGGCCGCCGTCAATGGCACTACCCTGTCTGGAACGCCGTTTCAGAGCGGAGTCCCCCACCTTTTGCGCCCCACAGAGGAGCCCACGTGTCGATCACGACCGCGACCGGAGCACATGTCCCCGCCGTCACGCTGGCGCGACGCCCGGACGGAGTCCCTCGTCCCGAGGACTTCGCCGTCACGACGACCTCCGTACGCACACCGGGACCGGGCGAGGTCCGCGTCCGCGCGCTCGACCTCTCGCTCGACCCGTACATCCGGTCCGTCCTCGGCGACGGCCACCTCGCCGAGCCCGCACTGCCGATCGGCGGCGTGGTGCCGGGCACGGCGGTGGCCGAGATCGTCGATCCCGGAGACAGCGGCCTGGCCATCGGCGACCTCGTGATGGCCAGCACCGGGTGGGCCGCCGAGGCGGTGGTCTCGGCGAGCGGGCTCGTCCCCGTACGGGCGACCGCAGGCGTCCCGCTGTCGGCCGTCCTCGGACCGCTGGGGATGCCCGGACTCACCGCGTACGCCGCCCATGTCCGCCACGTGCGCCCCCAGCCCGGCGAGACCGTCGTCGTCACCGCGGCGACCGGCGGGGTCGGCGCGGTGGCCGCCGCGCTCGCCCGCGGCGCCGGCGCCCGCACGGTCGCCGTGGTCGGCAGCGACGCGAAAGCGACGGTCGCCCTCGAGCGGCTCGGGTATGACGCCGCGGTCGTCGGTCGCCGCGACGGCTGGCTCGACGCGCTGCACGAGGCGTGCCCCTCCGGGATCGACGGCTACCTGCACATGGCTGACCAGGCGACGCTGGACGGCGTCGCCGAGCACCTCGCGCGAGGTGCGCGCGTCTCGCTCATC
This genomic window contains:
- a CDS encoding NADP-dependent oxidoreductase, which encodes MSITTATGAHVPAVTLARRPDGVPRPEDFAVTTTSVRTPGPGEVRVRALDLSLDPYIRSVLGDGHLAEPALPIGGVVPGTAVAEIVDPGDSGLAIGDLVMASTGWAAEAVVSASGLVPVRATAGVPLSAVLGPLGMPGLTAYAAHVRHVRPQPGETVVVTAATGGVGAVAAALARGAGARTVAVVGSDAKATVALERLGYDAAVVGRRDGWLDALHEACPSGIDGYLHMADQATLDGVAEHLARGARVSLIGLIDQTNGASPTRLRAGAVMAARAVVHGMVVYDHTDLIADQVAAVSAMIQDGSFTVLEDRVHGLEHAPEAFARLMAGENIGKVVVEVAQPTHH
- a CDS encoding VOC family protein, whose product is MTLLGIREAVVATADLPAAVAFLRRAFGFEVVEETDGGALLAAAGAPAGRLRLIAQPGAVPQDAAVWDLGVRLLGIYSRDLEQTVEAIESAGGASRRPVSYPYGAATLSELVGYGRDGVWWTVPQAVTGAHRPSDAYAADPQRLHSELHSVVLVVDDHDDAVAFFEAGGLGTVFDGTMAGSEFEELVGMPAGAELRLTFMGGPEHRPARLEIMSFTGVAGQRTDAGGGVQRIVYFCDDVAATREALIAAGAEQADDGTLRGPAGLEIALVQEENR